A single genomic interval of Panthera uncia isolate 11264 chromosome A1 unlocalized genomic scaffold, Puncia_PCG_1.0 HiC_scaffold_17, whole genome shotgun sequence harbors:
- the LOC125935340 gene encoding olfactory receptor 2T27, translated as MEWGNYSMYADFLLLGLFSDNDFPWLLFALILFVFVISIASNTIMIILIHIDSRLHTPMYYLLSQLSLMDILYISTIVPKMLVDQILGQRAISFAGCTAQHFLYLTLAGAEFFLLGLMSYDRYVAICNPLRYPVLMSRKVCMLIVLAAWLGGSIDGFLLTPVTMQFPFCASREINHFFCEVPALLKLSCTDTSTYETAMYVCCIMMLLIPFSVISASYTRILITVYRMSEAEGRRKAVATCSSHMVVVSLFYGAAMYTYVLPHSYHTPEKDKAVSAFYTILTPLLNPLIYSLRNKDVTGALQKALGKCLSSGSVSTF; from the coding sequence ATGGAGTGGGGCAATTATTCCATGTATGCCGACTTTCTTCTCCTGGGCTTGTTCAGCGACAATGATTTTCCCTGGCTTCTCTTTGCCCTCATCCTCTTCGTTTTTGTCATCTCCATAGCCAGCAACACCATCATGATCATTCTGATCCACATAGACTCCCgcctccacacccccatgtactaCTTGCTCAGTCAACTCTCCCTCATGGACATCTTGTACATTTCTACCATTGTGCCAAAAATGCTGGTTGACCAGATCTTGGGCCAGAGGGCCATATCCTTTGCAGGATGCACTGCCCAGCACTTCCTTTACCTGACATTGGCAGGGGCTGAGTTTTTTCTCCTAGGACTCATGTCTTATGACCGCTATGTAGCCATCTGCAACCCTTTACGCTATCCTGTCCTCATGAGCCGAAAGGTCTGCATGTTGATTGTACTGGCAGCCTGGCTGGGAGGGTCCATAGATGGCTTCCTGCTTACCCCAGTCACCATGCAGTTCCCGTTCTGTGCCTCTCGAGAGATCAACCACTTCTTCTGTGAGGTCCCTGCCCTTCTGAAGCTCTCCTGTACTGACACATCAACTTACGAGACAGCCATGTATGTCTGCTGCATCATGATGCTCCTCATCCCTTTCTCTGTCATCTCAGCCTCTTATACAAGGATTCTCATCACTGTTTATAGAATGAGTGAAGCAGAGGGGAGACGAAAGGCAGTGGCCACTTGCTCCTCACACATGGTGGTTGTCAGCCTTTTCTATGGGGCTGCCATGTACACCTATGTGCTGCCTCACTCTTACCATACCCCTGAGAAGGACAAGGCTGTGTCTGCCTTCTACACTATCCTCACTCCCTTGCTCAACCCACTCATCTATAGCCTCAGGAACAAGGATGTTACAGGGGCTCTACAGAAAGCTCTGGGCAAGTGTTTGTCCTCAGGAAGTGTATCCACGTTCTAA